The Juglans microcarpa x Juglans regia isolate MS1-56 chromosome 2S, Jm3101_v1.0, whole genome shotgun sequence genome has a window encoding:
- the LOC121251897 gene encoding lysM domain receptor-like kinase 3 codes for MNPDHQQISQIICMERSRFSHPMKPKFECLVLIVLVSIITFRADVAESKCSKQCDHHLALASYYVSEGTNLTFIATLLQSTLNINPDTILSYNKQKIPNKNSTQLQNRTINVPFPCECIEDDFLGYVFNYSLQSGDYYKKVARKWYANLTTIDLLLKFNTYDPNMLPDYGTLNVPVTCSCGNSEVSEDFGLFITYPLRPGDTLESVTAETGLNTSYTTLLQSYNPGVNFSQGSGVVYIPGKDQNGTYPSLPSSSNGLARGVIAGAAIGGVAGFLLFAACIYLGCHLIKKKLDPEAKLPLASSKDHLSAPSGHGPESTLNVKDEEYSNSNRPPVAGPASASGLKGITVSISVEFSYEELATATDNFSLANKIGKGGSGSFYYAELRGEKVAIKKMQSSRKFLAELNVLTHVHHLNTVRLIGYCVEGSLFLVYEYIENGNLSQHLRGSLGRDPLPWSTRVQIALDSARGLEHIHEHTVPLHVHRDLKSASILIDKNFHGKVANFGLTTRLTKGKASLLPTRLVGTFGYMAPEYAQYGDVSPKVDVYAFGVVLYELISAKQAVFKPNCSTVESKSLVTLFEDALNRPDNPMEDLRKLVDPRLGDDYPLDSVWKVSMLARECTLEDPQLRPSMRAVVVALMSLSSTIDV; via the exons aTGAACCCGGATCACCAGCAAATTTCACAGATCATTTGCATGGAACGTTCCAGGTTTTCCCATCCGATGAAACCCAAGTTCGAGTGTTTGGTATTAATTGTCCTGGTCTCAATTATTACCTTCCGTGCCGACGTAGCCGAATCTAAATGCAGTAAACAATGTGATCATCATCTAGCTTTAGCTTCGTACTACGTGTCTGAGGGCACAAATCTCACGTTTATAGCTACGCTTTTGCAATCTACTCTTAATATTAACCCCGACACTATTCTGAGTTACAACAAGCAAAAGATACCCAACAAAAACAGTACCCAGTTGCAGAATAGAACAATCAATGTTCCGTTCCCATGTGAATGTATCGAAGACGATTTTCTGGGTTACGTTTTTAATTACTCGCTTCAATCTGGGGACTACTACAAGAAGGTGGCACGCAAATGGTATGCGAACCTGACAACAATCGATTTGCTGCTGAAATTTAATACCTACGACCCCAATATGCTACCCGACTATGGGACGTTGAACGTGCCGGTGACATGCTCGTGCGGTAACAGCGAGGTTTCGGAGGATTTCGGGTTGTTTATTACGTATCCGCTTCGGCCGGGTGACACACTGGAATCGGTTACGGCGGAGACGGGTCTTAATACAAGTTATACAACCTTGCTGCAGAGTTACAACCCGGGTGTGAATTTCAGCCAAGGGAGTGGCGTGGTATATATTCCAGGCAAAG ATCAAAATGGTACTTATCCATCTCTGCCCTCAAG CTCAAACG GATTAGCGAGAGGAGTTATTGCTGGTGCAGCTATTGGAGGAGTAGCTGGTTTTTTGTTATTTGCCGCTTGCATATATCTCGGATGTCACCTTATAAAGAAGAAGCTGGATCCGGAGGCGAAGTTGCCTTTGGCATCATCTAAAGATCATCTATCTGCTCCGAGTGGGCATG GGCCAGAAAGTACCTTAAACGTCAAGGATGAGGAATATTCAAATAGTAATCGGCCTCCTGTTGCTGGTCCGGCTTCGGCTTCAGGTCTTAAAGGCATAACTGTGAGCATATCGGTAGAGTTCTCATATGAAGAACTTGCTACTGCTACCGATAACTTCAGTTTGGCTAATAAGATCGGTAAAGGTGGCTCTGGGTCTTTTTATTATGCAGAGCTGAGAGGCGAG AAAGTTGCAATCAAGAAGATGCAATCATCTAGAAAGTTTCTTGCTGAATTAAATGTTTTAACACATGTTCATCACTTGAACACG GTGCGGTTGATCGGATATTGTGTTGAGGGGTCTCTTTTCCTGGTCTATGAATATATTGAGAATGGCAACTTGAGCCAGCATTTGCGTGGCTCCTTAG GGAGGGACCCATTGCCGTGGTCCACTCGAGTGCAAATTGCCCTTGATTCAGCCCGGGGTCTCGAACATATTCACGAGCACACTGTTCCTCTCCATGTTCATCGTGATCTTAAATCAGCGAGTATATTGATAGACAAGAACTTCCATGGAAAG GTTGCAAATTTCGGATTAACTACTAGACTTACCAAAGGAAAAGCATCCCTACTCCCCACCCGTCTTGTGGGAACATTTGGATACATGGCACCTGA ATATGCTCAGTATGGAGATGTTTCTCCCAAAGTAGATGTATATGCCTTTGGGGTTGTCCTTTATGAACTTATTTCTGCGAAGCAAGCTGTGTTCAAGCCAAACTGTTCCACTGTTGAATCTAAGAGCCTCGTGACATTA TTTGAGGATGCTCTTAATCGGCCTGATAATCCTATGGAAGACCTACGCAAACTAGTTGACCCTCGGCTTGGAGATGACTACCCACTTGACTCAGTTTGGAAG GTGTCCATGCTTGCTAGAGAATGTACACTGGAGGATCCGCAACTACGTCCAAGTATGAGAGCTGTCGTGGTTGCCTTGATGTCACTTTCATCCACAATTGATGTCTGA